In bacterium, the following are encoded in one genomic region:
- a CDS encoding RAMP superfamily CRISPR-associated protein, whose product MGRYNFKIKLLSDTIIGSAEGFSSTIDNDVIFDEVGLPYIPSRRIKGILRDSAEELQEMFQQSGINWDFNIEEIFGAIGTTNYPTRFHLSNFFLPEYKETKEYLKKCIEKKQFGLSPNSIINFFCSLRNQTSIDKEKGTAKKHSLRTSRVVNKGYEFWGEANFDDEHKEIMGLICANIRRMGTKRNRGFGRISIQLFNTDKTKEIKEESFESLEVKL is encoded by the coding sequence ATGGGAAGATATAATTTTAAGATAAAACTTTTGTCAGACACAATAATTGGTTCAGCAGAAGGGTTTAGTTCAACAATAGATAACGATGTTATATTTGATGAAGTAGGGTTACCTTACATACCATCTCGTAGAATAAAAGGTATATTAAGAGATTCAGCTGAAGAGTTGCAAGAGATGTTCCAACAGAGCGGAATAAATTGGGATTTTAATATTGAAGAGATATTTGGTGCAATCGGTACAACAAACTATCCAACTCGTTTTCATCTTTCAAACTTTTTTCTCCCAGAATACAAAGAAACAAAAGAATATTTAAAAAAGTGTATAGAGAAAAAACAATTTGGTCTATCTCCTAACAGCATAATCAACTTTTTTTGTAGTTTAAGAAACCAGACAAGTATAGATAAAGAAAAAGGGACTGCAAAAAAACATTCACTCAGAACAAGTAGAGTTGTCAACAAAGGGTACGAATTTTGGGGTGAAGCCAACTTTGATGATGAACATAAGGAGATAATGGGGCTTATATGTGCCAACATAAGAAGAATGGGCACCAAACGTAATAGAGGATTTGGCAGAATTAGCATACAACTTTTCAATACTGATAAAACAAAAGAAATAAAAGAAGAAAGTTTTGAATCTCTGGAGGTGAAACTATGA